In the Rahnella sikkimica genome, CTTTCCGTGATTGCCAGTTCGTTTTGGGAAATGGCAAAAATGTCATGGTCGGTCTGCCCGACATAACATTTTTGCAAATCAGAGGGCGTTAATAAGAAGAGCGGAGATCATTGCCTGATGCTGCGCGGGGCATACCCAAATTCGCGCTTAAAGAGAGTAGAGAAATAATTGCTGTCGCAGAAACCGCACTGATGGGCGATATCCGTAATCGAGCTGTCGCTGAAACGCAGCATGTTGCGCGCGTTGAGCAGGCGCAGGCGGTTGAGATAATTGAGCGGCGTGCAGCCGGTTTGCTGTTTCATCTGGCGATGCAGCGTGCGCAGGGACATGGAGAATTGTTCCGCCAGCACCGGCCAGTTGATCTCTTCGTCATAATGCTCGTTCATCCAGTCCAGCAGATTATTGAGGTCGCCGCCCTGCCCGCGATAACCGACGTCACGGCTGCCCTGACGCAGCAACAATAAAAGCTGCATAAAATACAGTTCCTGCTGAGCCTGCGATTCCGGCGTCTGGCTGACCGTTTTACGCGCCAGCAGGTTGATGAGCGTTTTGGCCTGCGTCACCTGACTCGGGCTGATGCGCCAGTGCGCCGGATAAATGCCATCGACTTCCTGCGGCAGTAAATCGCTGACGCCGTTGAGGAAACGAAACGCATTCGGGCCACGGTACAGGACGTTGGTCAGATGCAGATTGTCGGTATCTTCGTAAAGATGGTGGTCGCAGTGGCGCACAAAGCAGACGCTGCCTGCGCTGAGGATCAGCGGATGGTCATTAAAAACGTGCGTCCCGGTGCCCTGTTCGACCAGCACAATCTCGTTGAAATCCTGGTGATGATGCTCAGGAAAAGTTTCCTGCGGGTAACGGGGTTCAATGGCGACCGGAAAATTTCCTGAGG is a window encoding:
- the rhaS gene encoding HTH-type transcriptional activator RhaS; protein product: MTVLRSSDYFPSGNFPVAIEPRYPQETFPEHHHQDFNEIVLVEQGTGTHVFNDHPLILSAGSVCFVRHCDHHLYEDTDNLHLTNVLYRGPNAFRFLNGVSDLLPQEVDGIYPAHWRISPSQVTQAKTLINLLARKTVSQTPESQAQQELYFMQLLLLLRQGSRDVGYRGQGGDLNNLLDWMNEHYDEEINWPVLAEQFSMSLRTLHRQMKQQTGCTPLNYLNRLRLLNARNMLRFSDSSITDIAHQCGFCDSNYFSTLFKREFGYAPRSIRQ